One window of Thermacetogenium phaeum DSM 12270 genomic DNA carries:
- the cas6 gene encoding CRISPR-associated endoribonuclease Cas6, with product MRLIVEFRATENERITLPLQYNKAVQGMIYQRVREHLPELHDRGFVSAGRVFRLFVFSRIEGSGVKIINGMISFNSPVRIKIGSPNNNFLECLANSLLRTPQIDIGGSPLVVESVAIARNPDFSSGRVKVRAISPITVYSTLMSADGRKKTYYYHPEEKEFSDQIRNNIIKKGALLGVDDKEAYFTIEPYRVRNTDLKTVYYKDYVVKGWLGQYLLRGTPELLNIAYDAGIGAKNSQGFGMVEII from the coding sequence ATGAGGTTGATCGTAGAATTCAGGGCAACCGAGAACGAAAGGATAACCCTTCCGCTGCAATATAACAAGGCCGTCCAGGGGATGATTTATCAGCGAGTCAGAGAACATCTGCCGGAACTGCACGACAGGGGGTTTGTTTCCGCCGGTAGGGTGTTTCGCCTGTTTGTTTTTTCCAGAATTGAGGGAAGCGGTGTTAAAATCATCAACGGGATGATATCTTTTAACTCACCGGTGAGGATAAAAATAGGCAGCCCCAATAACAACTTTTTGGAGTGCCTGGCCAACTCGCTGCTGCGTACTCCTCAGATCGATATCGGCGGCAGCCCTTTAGTAGTGGAATCGGTGGCAATTGCAAGAAACCCGGATTTCAGCTCCGGCCGGGTAAAGGTTAGGGCTATTTCACCGATCACCGTTTACTCGACACTAATGTCGGCAGACGGGAGAAAGAAGACTTATTACTATCACCCGGAAGAGAAGGAGTTCTCCGATCAAATAAGAAATAATATCATAAAAAAGGGCGCACTGCTGGGAGTTGATGACAAGGAGGCATACTTCACAATAGAGCCGTATCGGGTGCGGAATACAGATCTCAAGACCGTCTATTATAAAGATTACGTTGTAAAGGGATGGCTTGGGCAGTATCTCCTGAGGGGGACCCCTGAGTTGCTCAACATCGCCTATGATGCCGGAATCGGAGCGAAGAACTCCCAGGGCTTTGGTATGGTTGAAATTATATGA
- the cas4 gene encoding CRISPR-associated protein Cas4, translated as MGSMIGEHWPVNGTLVWYYTICHRQVWLMARQLTPDEDDDNVAIGRFIHEHSYRRDRHELAVGNIRIDLMQASRDEVLIAEIKKSSRFLESARLQLKYYLFVLKSLGLDFKGVLLVPEERKRELVTLEEEDLVEIERIIGEIRRIIDSPVPPPAVRTRWCRPCAYAEFCWA; from the coding sequence ATGGGGTCGATGATTGGTGAACACTGGCCGGTCAACGGAACCCTGGTCTGGTACTACACCATCTGCCACCGCCAGGTGTGGCTGATGGCCAGACAGCTCACGCCGGACGAGGATGACGATAATGTGGCAATCGGCCGCTTCATTCACGAACACAGTTACCGGAGGGACAGGCACGAGCTGGCGGTAGGGAACATAAGAATCGACCTGATGCAGGCCTCCAGGGACGAGGTATTGATCGCCGAAATCAAGAAGTCGAGCCGGTTTCTGGAAAGCGCCAGGCTACAGTTGAAATACTATCTGTTTGTGCTAAAAAGTCTGGGTCTGGATTTCAAAGGGGTGCTGCTGGTGCCGGAGGAGCGCAAAAGGGAACTGGTTACTCTTGAAGAAGAAGATCTTGTTGAAATCGAGAGAATAATCGGGGAAATCAGGAGGATTATCGACTCTCCGGTGCCCCCGCCTGCGGTTAGAACCCGCTGGTGCCGCCCCTGTGCCTATGCTGAATTCTGCTGGGCTTAG
- a CDS encoding IS1634 family transposase has translation MWYNVDMYIRTIQRKNKDGSVVRYIQLAHNQWDPQARCAKAKVLFNFGREEEVDREALKRLVKSINRFLGPGETLRYEAETGAAPLKFITSRPLGGAWVLDRLWEELGIKGVLETLLKKRQYKTPVERAIFAMAANRALDPMSKRGVEEWVKEDAVIPGVEEIPLQQLYRAMDFLLENEAELQKQVYYSVANLLNLEVDILYFDTTSTYFEIEDEDEDGGLRRRGHSKDHRPDLPQAVIGLAVTRDGIPVRCWVWPGNTADISVVEQVKKDLIGWKLGRVITVLDRGFNSEDNLRCLQRAGGHYIAGEKLRSGKENTVQALKRGGRYQTVRDNLEVKEIVVGNGEARERYILVRNPEEAARDKARREKIIKELEEQLPHIKTHAKAVCELMAHPVYGRYLKLDSRSLPKIDRAKIREEEKLDGKYLLRTSDDTLSAEDVALGYKQLLLVEDAFRTLKSRLELRPVYHRLEDRIRSHVLLCWLALLLIRIAENRTGQTWCSLRATLQRMQLGEFSGTAGQVRQRTETTPAQKQIFKALAVKEPPLLFSINPTAKKNA, from the coding sequence ATGTGGTATAATGTAGACATGTACATCCGAACCATCCAGCGCAAGAACAAAGACGGCTCCGTCGTCCGCTACATCCAGCTTGCCCATAATCAATGGGACCCCCAGGCCAGGTGCGCCAAGGCCAAAGTGCTCTTCAACTTCGGGCGTGAAGAGGAGGTCGACCGGGAGGCATTAAAGCGTCTAGTAAAGAGCATCAACCGGTTCCTGGGGCCCGGGGAGACCCTGCGTTATGAAGCGGAAACAGGTGCAGCACCCCTCAAATTTATCACCAGCCGTCCACTGGGAGGAGCCTGGGTCCTGGACAGGCTCTGGGAAGAGCTGGGGATCAAAGGCGTACTTGAAACCCTGCTCAAGAAGCGGCAGTACAAGACCCCGGTAGAAAGAGCCATCTTTGCCATGGCAGCGAACCGCGCCCTTGATCCCATGTCCAAGCGCGGAGTGGAAGAATGGGTGAAAGAGGACGCCGTGATCCCGGGCGTAGAGGAAATACCCCTGCAGCAGCTCTACCGGGCGATGGACTTTCTTCTGGAGAACGAAGCCGAACTGCAGAAGCAGGTTTATTACTCCGTGGCCAACCTGCTCAACCTGGAAGTAGACATCCTTTACTTCGACACCACCTCCACCTACTTTGAGATCGAGGACGAAGATGAGGATGGCGGACTGCGGCGCCGGGGGCACTCCAAGGACCACCGGCCGGATCTGCCGCAGGCCGTGATCGGCCTGGCCGTCACCAGGGACGGCATCCCGGTGCGCTGCTGGGTGTGGCCGGGCAACACCGCCGACATCTCTGTGGTCGAACAGGTAAAGAAGGACCTCATAGGCTGGAAGCTGGGCCGGGTCATCACCGTGCTGGACCGGGGGTTCAACTCCGAAGACAACCTGCGCTGCCTGCAGCGGGCGGGAGGTCACTACATAGCCGGGGAGAAGCTGCGCAGCGGCAAGGAAAATACCGTGCAAGCCTTAAAGCGGGGAGGCCGCTACCAGACGGTGCGGGACAACCTGGAAGTCAAGGAGATCGTCGTCGGAAACGGCGAGGCCAGGGAGCGCTACATCCTGGTGCGCAACCCCGAAGAGGCTGCCCGGGACAAAGCCAGGCGGGAAAAAATTATCAAGGAACTGGAGGAACAGCTTCCCCATATTAAGACACATGCCAAAGCAGTCTGCGAACTCATGGCCCATCCGGTCTACGGCCGCTACCTGAAGCTGGACTCCCGCAGCCTGCCGAAGATCGACCGGGCCAAGATCAGGGAAGAAGAAAAACTCGACGGCAAATACCTGCTGCGCACCTCGGACGACACCCTCTCCGCCGAAGATGTCGCCCTGGGCTACAAACAGCTGCTGCTGGTGGAAGACGCCTTTCGTACCCTTAAGTCCCGGTTGGAGCTGCGCCCGGTCTACCACCGCCTGGAAGACCGCATCCGCTCCCATGTGCTCCTCTGCTGGCTGGCGCTCTTGCTGATCAGGATTGCCGAGAACAGAACGGGGCAAACCTGGTGCAGCCTCAGGGCCACCCTGCAGAGAATGCAGCTGGGAGAGTTCAGCGGAACAGCCGGTCAGGTACGGCAGCGGACCGAAACCACCCCTGCTCAGAAGCAGATATTCAAGGCGTTAGCCGTCAAAGAACCGCCACTTCTCTTCTCCATTAACCCCACAGCTAAGAAAAACGCCTAG
- a CDS encoding CRISPR-associated helicase/endonuclease Cas3 has product MSPGEVYSHKGKRLEQHLLETAELAQKIARHFRLELEEGERWALLLHDLAKAHPLFQKHLLQQKGRFGHAAPSAALVLGLTGDLLCTEAVRRHHSSLENLDEAKKFWFCWDYQENACGVIGKIPVWNGAEAVMEALGHQLAKWGELLPAQADWDELIFERVEFFPPDEEKMEEAWLRLRMLYSLLVTADRYNAAVGREMEYHPLRIDQKRVEDFAASLRGRPLAEWRQQVREEVVRKAEEVLKKPGIYTLTLPTGAGKTLVGLELAMLAAERFAATGIIYVLPFISLVEQNADVARVLFKDASPVREDHYLSEVAGEEGDPENSSPQERFLSFFRYWQEPVVITTMAKFWEVLYSPKGNDTMSLHRLSRAVVILDEPQAIPSCYWQGFGKTLNLLSEKLNTTFILMTATQPEIAQGLELAPRPYFFPMIRHRFEWRRERLTVPELLGSPDVISKLLAKSALLVFNTHRSALLAYLELQSRGVTSYFLSGWVTPLDRRATLQQIREDESAGKPARLVSTQVVEAGVDLDFQFVYRDLGPLDSIIQVAGRCNRHGKREQGEVLVCELCDENGRSYAGYVYDSTLLVATKAVLKDSFDERDCPGMVAAYYRKVREITAENPLWEDISSGRWGEFHDLIEKEERGEATLVVAYEGVENDLDLLSRQAAPDEDVMRMVEQKREASRRLGLHAVSVPVKMLEEWLLRVGGMIYGAESGDILRKVSSGIYLVQGEGIGRIYSRRTGFMPPDLEAAGDGVDDW; this is encoded by the coding sequence TTGAGCCCTGGTGAAGTATACAGCCATAAGGGTAAGAGGTTGGAGCAGCACCTGCTGGAAACAGCTGAGCTGGCCCAAAAAATAGCGAGACACTTCCGGCTGGAACTCGAAGAGGGTGAAAGATGGGCGCTTCTCCTCCACGATCTGGCGAAGGCCCATCCCCTGTTCCAGAAGCACCTGCTGCAGCAGAAGGGGCGGTTTGGACACGCCGCTCCTTCTGCCGCCCTTGTGCTGGGGCTGACCGGAGATCTCCTCTGCACCGAAGCGGTGCGCCGCCATCACTCCTCTTTGGAGAACCTGGATGAGGCGAAAAAATTCTGGTTCTGCTGGGATTATCAGGAGAACGCCTGTGGGGTGATCGGCAAGATCCCGGTCTGGAACGGTGCGGAAGCCGTTATGGAGGCCCTGGGGCACCAGTTGGCGAAGTGGGGGGAGCTGCTGCCGGCTCAGGCGGACTGGGATGAGTTGATCTTTGAGCGGGTGGAGTTTTTCCCTCCGGATGAAGAAAAAATGGAGGAGGCCTGGCTGCGGCTCCGAATGCTCTATTCCCTGCTGGTCACCGCCGATCGCTATAATGCGGCTGTGGGCAGGGAGATGGAGTACCATCCCTTGAGGATCGACCAGAAGCGGGTGGAGGATTTTGCCGCATCCTTGAGGGGAAGACCGCTGGCGGAGTGGCGTCAGCAGGTACGGGAGGAGGTTGTCCGAAAGGCCGAAGAGGTCCTCAAAAAACCGGGCATTTATACCCTGACCCTGCCGACGGGAGCCGGGAAGACGCTGGTCGGGCTGGAGCTGGCCATGTTGGCGGCGGAAAGGTTTGCGGCAACCGGGATCATTTATGTGCTCCCCTTTATCAGCCTGGTCGAGCAGAATGCGGATGTCGCCCGGGTGCTCTTTAAGGATGCCTCTCCGGTCCGTGAGGATCACTACCTGAGTGAAGTAGCGGGAGAGGAGGGGGATCCGGAGAATTCCTCACCACAGGAGCGCTTTCTTTCCTTTTTCCGCTACTGGCAGGAACCTGTCGTGATAACCACCATGGCCAAATTCTGGGAAGTGCTCTACTCACCTAAAGGAAATGACACTATGTCCCTGCACCGGCTGAGCAGGGCGGTGGTGATTCTGGATGAGCCGCAGGCGATACCCTCCTGTTACTGGCAGGGATTTGGTAAAACCCTGAACCTCTTGTCGGAGAAGCTGAATACCACCTTCATCCTGATGACGGCTACACAGCCCGAGATCGCTCAGGGGTTAGAGCTGGCTCCCCGTCCCTACTTTTTCCCCATGATCAGGCACCGCTTTGAGTGGAGGCGCGAACGCCTGACTGTGCCGGAACTCCTGGGTTCCCCCGATGTTATTTCGAAGCTTCTGGCTAAGAGCGCCCTGCTGGTTTTCAATACGCACCGCTCGGCACTGCTGGCCTATCTGGAGCTGCAGAGCCGCGGAGTGACATCCTATTTCCTTTCCGGCTGGGTAACTCCCCTGGACAGGAGAGCGACATTGCAGCAGATAAGAGAGGATGAAAGTGCCGGTAAACCTGCCCGGCTGGTCTCCACGCAGGTGGTGGAGGCAGGGGTCGACCTGGATTTTCAGTTTGTCTATCGCGACCTCGGGCCGCTGGACAGCATCATTCAGGTGGCCGGCCGCTGCAACCGCCACGGGAAGAGGGAGCAGGGGGAGGTGCTCGTCTGCGAGCTGTGTGATGAGAACGGCAGGAGCTATGCAGGGTATGTCTACGACTCCACGCTCTTGGTTGCTACAAAGGCTGTTCTCAAAGACAGTTTCGATGAGAGAGACTGCCCAGGAATGGTTGCCGCCTATTACCGTAAGGTGCGGGAGATAACGGCGGAAAACCCGCTCTGGGAGGACATCAGCAGCGGCAGGTGGGGAGAATTCCACGATCTCATAGAGAAGGAGGAAAGAGGTGAAGCCACTCTGGTGGTGGCCTATGAGGGGGTGGAGAATGACCTCGATCTTCTAAGCCGGCAGGCGGCGCCGGATGAGGATGTCATGAGGATGGTGGAGCAGAAGCGGGAAGCCAGCCGGAGGCTCGGCCTCCATGCTGTTTCCGTGCCGGTAAAAATGCTGGAGGAGTGGCTGCTGCGGGTCGGAGGAATGATCTACGGGGCAGAGAGCGGCGATATCTTAAGGAAAGTATCCTCGGGTATTTATCTTGTTCAAGGAGAGGGGATCGGCAGGATATACAGCAGGCGGACTGGTTTTATGCCGCCTGATCTGGAGGCCGCAGGGGATGGGGTCGATGATTGGTGA
- the cas1b gene encoding type I-B CRISPR-associated endonuclease Cas1b encodes MRKSIYLLNSGELRRENNTICLITDEGKRFLPVEDIGEIHVFGEVDLNKRLLEFLSEKEIILHYYNHYDYYMGSFYPREHFNSGYMTVKQAEHYINPELRICLARAFVTGAVKNIRQVLMYYRNRGKEVGSAFERIEKLMGEIDSASSVDELMAYEGNIRDAYYGTFDLIIDNPDYVFEVRSKRPPKNRLNALISFGNTLLYTTTLSEIYRTHLDPRIGYLHTSNFRRFSLNLDVAEIFKPILVDRLIFYLTGKQMLKKSHFEKKLDGVVLSRSGRTLFIQNFEQRMMSTIKHRELGRQVSYRRLIRMELYKLEKHLMGEADYQPFVARW; translated from the coding sequence GTGCGCAAGTCGATCTATCTATTGAACAGTGGGGAGCTAAGGCGGGAGAACAATACCATCTGCTTGATCACGGATGAGGGCAAGCGTTTTCTTCCCGTTGAAGATATCGGAGAGATCCATGTCTTTGGAGAAGTTGACCTTAATAAAAGGCTGCTGGAGTTCCTCAGCGAAAAAGAGATCATCCTTCACTACTACAACCATTACGACTATTACATGGGGAGCTTTTACCCCAGGGAGCACTTCAATTCCGGGTATATGACGGTGAAGCAAGCAGAGCACTACATCAATCCTGAGCTGCGCATCTGTCTGGCCCGAGCCTTTGTCACCGGAGCAGTCAAAAATATCCGCCAGGTATTGATGTATTACCGGAACAGGGGGAAAGAGGTGGGCAGTGCTTTTGAGAGAATAGAAAAATTGATGGGAGAGATCGACTCAGCTTCCTCCGTTGATGAATTGATGGCCTATGAAGGGAACATCCGTGATGCTTATTACGGCACCTTTGATCTGATTATCGACAACCCGGATTACGTCTTCGAGGTGCGGAGCAAGCGGCCGCCGAAAAACCGGCTCAATGCTCTGATCAGTTTCGGCAACACACTGCTTTATACCACTACCTTATCGGAGATCTACCGTACCCACCTGGATCCCCGGATCGGCTACCTCCACACCTCCAACTTCCGGCGTTTTTCCTTAAACCTGGATGTGGCGGAAATCTTCAAACCGATTTTGGTAGACAGGCTGATATTCTACTTGACGGGTAAGCAGATGCTGAAAAAAAGCCATTTTGAGAAGAAGCTCGATGGGGTAGTGCTGAGCCGAAGCGGCCGCACCCTTTTCATTCAGAATTTCGAGCAGAGAATGATGAGCACTATCAAGCACAGGGAGCTGGGCCGCCAGGTTTCTTATCGGCGGCTGATCAGAATGGAGCTTTACAAACTGGAAAAGCACCTTATGGGTGAGGCAGACTACCAACCGTTCGTTGCCAGGTGGTAG
- the cas5b gene encoding type I-B CRISPR-associated protein Cas5b, which translates to MTLVFDVWGDLAMFRKPYTTTSMVSFPFPPPTAVCGLIAAIVGLDHGASEGALKAEYWDRVRGMQVALGLRRPVAWFSTAVNLIKFKSPSGDMGEHIQVKHQLLKRPAYRIYVRGGEVYDELKKRLERQEFIFTPYLGVAFALAEYSYVGEFRETPVEEEAMGIDSVLPLYGDVRLDLQQSGCLHSEVVPFRLDGIRRQQETVNVIYPEYRVNSRIYLRNRGDVEVSLVGTERVAWFEPW; encoded by the coding sequence TTGACCCTGGTTTTCGACGTCTGGGGGGACCTGGCCATGTTCCGGAAGCCCTATACCACCACATCCATGGTCTCCTTTCCCTTTCCCCCACCGACGGCCGTCTGCGGCTTGATCGCAGCGATTGTCGGCCTTGATCACGGCGCCTCGGAGGGAGCGCTCAAAGCCGAGTACTGGGATCGGGTCAGGGGTATGCAGGTGGCCTTGGGGCTGAGGCGGCCGGTGGCCTGGTTTTCTACCGCGGTCAATCTGATCAAGTTCAAATCGCCCAGTGGCGATATGGGGGAGCACATTCAGGTCAAACACCAGCTGCTGAAGAGGCCGGCTTACCGGATTTACGTTCGGGGCGGTGAGGTCTATGATGAGCTGAAGAAAAGGCTGGAACGGCAGGAGTTCATCTTCACCCCTTATCTGGGAGTGGCTTTTGCCCTGGCGGAATATTCCTATGTCGGGGAGTTCCGGGAGACCCCGGTGGAAGAGGAGGCTATGGGGATCGACAGCGTCCTACCCCTTTACGGAGATGTCCGGCTGGATCTGCAGCAGAGCGGCTGCCTCCATTCAGAGGTGGTCCCCTTCAGATTGGACGGTATAAGAAGGCAGCAGGAGACGGTCAACGTGATCTATCCCGAATACCGGGTGAACAGCCGGATCTACCTCCGGAACCGGGGGGATGTAGAAGTGAGCCTGGTAGGCACGGAAAGGGTGGCCTGGTTTGAGCCCTGGTGA
- the cas2 gene encoding CRISPR-associated endonuclease Cas2, whose product MFVIEVYDVNEKRVAKVLKVSRKYLYWVQNSVLEGEISEANFRRLKEELLEIIDLKEDSLIFYTFRTTKYSERQCFGVLKGGEETIF is encoded by the coding sequence ATGTTTGTGATTGAAGTTTATGACGTTAACGAAAAAAGGGTGGCCAAGGTGCTCAAGGTGAGCAGAAAATACCTTTACTGGGTCCAGAACTCGGTGCTCGAAGGGGAGATCTCAGAAGCGAACTTCAGAAGGCTTAAAGAAGAGCTGCTCGAAATAATTGATCTGAAAGAAGACTCCCTGATTTTTTACACTTTCAGAACCACAAAATACTCTGAGCGGCAGTGCTTCGGGGTGCTCAAAGGCGGCGAGGAGACAATATTTTAA